The Deltaproteobacteria bacterium genomic interval GGGGATTGATTTTGATTTAACCATTGCCTCTTATTTGCTTAATATTCAGCCGCTTAAGCCGACATCCTGTCTTAAGCCTGATATGGATATTGAAACTTTAGCGCAGTATGCATGTGAAGAAACCGTATTGATAAACAAACTAAAAGATGAGCATCTCCCTCTATTAAATGAACAGGGGCTTTTGAATCTATTTAAAGATATTGAACTGCCTTTTGCAGAGGTTCTTGCAAGTATGGAATTTGCAGGCATAAGGGTTGACAGACCTTATCTTGAAGCCTATGGCAGGGAACTAGACTATCTTCTGGCAGATATTAAGAAGAAGATATACACCACTTCTGGTTTTGAGTTTAATATAAATTCCCCAAAGCAGCTTGCAGATGTGTTGTTTGAAAGACTGAAACTCAAGCCTGTAAAAAAGACAAAGACAGGTTATTCAACAGATGAAGAGGTCTTGACACGGCTTGCCTTAAGCCATGAACTTCCGCAGGAGATATTGAATTACAGGCAGATCGCAAAGTTAAAATCAACATATATAGATGGAATCTTAAGCCTGCTCAATCCTGAAACCGGCAGGGTTCACACATCATTTAATGCCGCATCCACTGCCACAGGCAGACTCTCCAGCAGCGAACCTAATCTGCAGAATATACCAATAAAGACAGAACGGGGCAGACTAATCAGAAAGGCATTTATACCAGATGAAGGTTTTATATTTATCTCTTTTGACTATTCCCAGATAGAACTTCGGCTCGTGGCACATCTTTCAGGGGACAGGCATCTTGTGGAGGCATTCAGAAATGATGGTGATATTCATGCAAGGACAGCAAGTGAAATCTTTGGTGCAGAGCCGTGTATGGTTACAGATGAGATGAGGAGAAAGGCAAAGGCAATAAACTTTGGCATTATCTACGGCATGGGTGAGTATGGACTCTCTTCTGAACTTGGCATCTCCCGTGAAGAGGCAGGTGAATACATAACAAGGTATTTTAGTATATACAGCGGTGTCAGGGGGTATATTGACAGTGTAATAAAAGAGGCGGGGGAGAAAGGATATGTTGCAACCATACTTGGCAGAAGGAGGTATATACCTGAACTGAAAAGCGAGATAGAGTCTGTGCGTAAATTTGGCGAGAGGATTGCCATAAATACACCTGTTCAGGGGAGTGCGGCAGATTTGATAAAACTTGCAATGCTCAAGATTTATAAAAGGTTTAGGGCAGAAGGGTTAAGAACAAGGATGCTCCTTCAAATCCATGATGAACTTCTCTTTGAGATAAGTGATGATGAAATAAAACAATCTAATGATATTATTAAATATGAGATGGAGAATGCGGTTAAACTCTCAGTGCCTGTAAAGGTTAATATCGGGGTTGGTAAAAACTGGATGGAGGCAGGATAATTAGGGACACTTCCCCTAATTTCCATTAATCACCCTGCACCTTTGGTTTTAGTCCAAGGTCTTTAATCATCTTTAAATCATCTATATGGGGTCTGCCTGTAGTTGTAAGATAGTTGCCAATCATTACACCATTTGCGCCTGCAGCAAAAATCAGGCACTGCAAATCTCTCAAATTAACCTGCCTCCCACCGCATATAACTATGTCCTTTGCAGGGAGGATAAATCTGTATAAGGCTATAATCTTAAGACATTCTATCGGCGTAAGATAATTTGCATGTCCAAGCGGTGTGCCAGGTCTTGGGTTCAAGAAATTTATTGGGATAGAATCTACATCTAGTTCTTTCAGCATAACAGCAAGTTCAACCCTCTGCTCTCTGGATTCACCCAGTCCAAATATACCGCCAGAGCATACATAAAAGCCGAGTTCCTTTGCCGCTCTTATTGTCTTGACATCATCCTCATAATCATGGGTTGTGCATATATTAGGGAAGAAACTCCTTGCAGTTTCAAGGTTGTGGTGATAACTCTCCAGCCCTGCCTCTTTTAACTTTAACAAAACATCCGCCTTCATAATGCCAAGTGAGGCGCACCTCTCAAGCGATGTATTCTTTTTCATCCCTGTTATGGCATCTATCAGGATTGCAACATCCCTTTCATTAGACACCCCGGTTCCGCTGGTTACTATGGAAAACTCCCCTACCCCATCCTTTGCAGCACTAACCGCTGCATCTATAATATCTTCTGAATCAATCATTGGATATGTCTTAATATCTGTGTTGTAAAAGGCTGATTGACTGCAAAAACTACAGTCTTCCTGACAAAGTCCGCTCTTTGCATTTACGATTGAGCAGAGGTTTATATTAGCGCCTTTATAGTGTCTTCTAACCTTTTCAGCAGATGCAAGTGTGTCAAATATCGTATCATCAGGCAGATTTACAAAACTACACCCTTCTTCGTAAGATATATCCTGTCCTGAAAGGGCCTTCTTTTGCAAACTTAATATAAGGTTAGTGTCCATGTTATGTTATATCCCGTAAAATCAATGTCTATTTTTGGGTATATCTGTATCGCTCAAAATTTTATTAAAGAAAATACAGGATGAGGCTCAAGTTTTTTCCTGCCATTTAAGGCAGTAATTTCACCAATAAATGCGCATTCTATAATCTCGCCGCCCATCTCTTGGACAAGACCGCATACTGCTGATGCAGTCCCCCCTGTTGCCAGCACATCATCTGCAACAAGTATGTTATGCCCATGACTTATGGCGTCCTGATGGATTTCAAGGGTATCTTCACCATACTCAAGAGAGTAGGTTGTCTTGTATGTCTTGTGCGGCAGTTTGCCTGGTTTTCTTACGATTACAATACCTGCACCTAGTTTATATGCAAGTGCGGCACCAATAATAAAGCCCCTTGCCTCTATACCTACAATAAGGTCTATCCCTTTACCAAGATAGCGGTGCCCTATCAAATCCACCATCCTCTGAAATGAGACCGCATCCTTTAAAAGGGTTGTAATATCCTTGAATACAATCCCTTTCTTTGGAAAGTCAGGCACATCCCTAATGATTTTTTTTAACTGTTCTGGCATAAATCCCCCCCTTATGTTTTTTATAATTCCACTTTATTGCTGCAAAAAGAATACAGGGTTCATTGGCTTTTTGTCTTTTCTAACCTCAAAATGCAGATGATACCCCTTTGAATTTCCACTGTTTCCAACCTTTGCAATAAGTTCGCCCCTTTTGACACTTTGTCCGACATTAGCGATATTTTCTTTATTATGTGCATAGATAGTAACAAAATTATCTTTATGCTGGATTATTATAAGATTGCCGTATCCTCTAAGTTCATTATCGCTGTAGATTACCTCTCCATCATCCGCTGCCAGAACATCTGTTCCCTCTAGTGCTGATATGTCTATCCCGTCATGCCTTTTACCATCCCTTATACCAAAACCTGATATGATTTCACCTCTTGCGGGCCATACAAACCTGTCATTTTCAAAGGCTGTCTTATCTTCTGTTTCTTCTGTCTCTTGCCTCTTGTCTCTTACCCCAAACCCCTTCGGAACATACGGCTTCACCTTAATGACCTTTTCTGCACCCGGTATGAATATCTTCTGCCCTGCCTCTATCTGCCTTGCATTAGTTATGTTATTTGCCTCTGCAATATCCTGTAAATCTATATTGTATGTCTTTGCTATCCTCCACAATGTTTCCCCCTTTCCAACCTCATGGTAAATGCCGCGGGAAACAGAGCATGAGGTCAAAAAGGTAACGAGTAGAAATAAGAAATTAGAAAAGAGAAAAACCTTATTTCTATTATCTGTCATTTCTGTCTATAACAACATTTTGACAACAACAAATCCAAGTATCAAAATGACCGTAAAT includes:
- the polA gene encoding DNA polymerase I is translated as TQMLKKVLKDFCPSHLAVVFDTKAPSFRHKLYEQYKAQRPEMPDALKPQLPYIKEIVNAFNIPCLEMDGYEADDVIGTLAQRAKTQAYHVTIITGDKDMLQLVCEGVTVVDTMKDKTYRTDEVIERFGVEPERVTDVMALAGDASDNVPGVHGIGEKGASKLIKEFGTIENLLSNLDKVKNKKIQGALKSHAEMAKLSKELVTIKRDAPVEINYDALTPSEPDKEKLKILFQELGFTRLLNELSPQTTVDTRLPVQIILKHDELNCLADGLKSSDSFAIVCKSHQGELAGIAIALKSGSAFYIPIKHYYLGAPEQLNINDVLNLLKPIFENESIKKFTQDAKMLYLAMSKNNISVKGIDFDLTIASYLLNIQPLKPTSCLKPDMDIETLAQYACEETVLINKLKDEHLPLLNEQGLLNLFKDIELPFAEVLASMEFAGIRVDRPYLEAYGRELDYLLADIKKKIYTTSGFEFNINSPKQLADVLFERLKLKPVKKTKTGYSTDEEVLTRLALSHELPQEILNYRQIAKLKSTYIDGILSLLNPETGRVHTSFNAASTATGRLSSSEPNLQNIPIKTERGRLIRKAFIPDEGFIFISFDYSQIELRLVAHLSGDRHLVEAFRNDGDIHARTASEIFGAEPCMVTDEMRRKAKAINFGIIYGMGEYGLSSELGISREEAGEYITRYFSIYSGVRGYIDSVIKEAGEKGYVATILGRRRYIPELKSEIESVRKFGERIAINTPVQGSAADLIKLAMLKIYKRFRAEGLRTRMLLQIHDELLFEISDDEIKQSNDIIKYEMENAVKLSVPVKVNIGVGKNWMEAG
- the bioB gene encoding biotin synthase BioB — translated: MDTNLILSLQKKALSGQDISYEEGCSFVNLPDDTIFDTLASAEKVRRHYKGANINLCSIVNAKSGLCQEDCSFCSQSAFYNTDIKTYPMIDSEDIIDAAVSAAKDGVGEFSIVTSGTGVSNERDVAILIDAITGMKKNTSLERCASLGIMKADVLLKLKEAGLESYHHNLETARSFFPNICTTHDYEDDVKTIRAAKELGFYVCSGGIFGLGESREQRVELAVMLKELDVDSIPINFLNPRPGTPLGHANYLTPIECLKIIALYRFILPAKDIVICGGRQVNLRDLQCLIFAAGANGVMIGNYLTTTGRPHIDDLKMIKDLGLKPKVQGD
- a CDS encoding adenine phosphoribosyltransferase; translation: MPEQLKKIIRDVPDFPKKGIVFKDITTLLKDAVSFQRMVDLIGHRYLGKGIDLIVGIEARGFIIGAALAYKLGAGIVIVRKPGKLPHKTYKTTYSLEYGEDTLEIHQDAISHGHNILVADDVLATGGTASAVCGLVQEMGGEIIECAFIGEITALNGRKKLEPHPVFSLIKF
- a CDS encoding peptidoglycan DD-metalloendopeptidase family protein, giving the protein MWRIAKTYNIDLQDIAEANNITNARQIEAGQKIFIPGAEKVIKVKPYVPKGFGVRDKRQETEETEDKTAFENDRFVWPARGEIISGFGIRDGKRHDGIDISALEGTDVLAADDGEVIYSDNELRGYGNLIIIQHKDNFVTIYAHNKENIANVGQSVKRGELIAKVGNSGNSKGYHLHFEVRKDKKPMNPVFFLQQ